In one Paraburkholderia azotifigens genomic region, the following are encoded:
- a CDS encoding response regulator has translation MRLLLVEDDEMIGEPVVDTMRGAGYAIDWARDGREAELSLAHDVYDLVLLDLGLPKADGIDVLNRYRRRGGSAPVIILTARDAVENRIAGLDAGADDYLVKPFDLDELAARVRALLRRRTGHTNPVYAHGDLTLNPVTHEATLKGDMLALVPREFSLLQALIEEPTRVFTRTELEEKLYGWGEEVGSNTIEVHVHSLRRKIGAEQIVTVRGVGYRLKRAV, from the coding sequence ATGCGTTTGCTGCTGGTGGAAGATGATGAAATGATCGGCGAGCCCGTCGTCGATACGATGCGCGGCGCGGGTTACGCGATCGACTGGGCGCGCGACGGGCGCGAGGCCGAGCTGTCGCTGGCGCATGACGTCTACGATCTCGTGCTGCTCGACCTCGGCCTGCCGAAGGCCGATGGCATCGACGTGCTCAACCGCTACCGGCGGCGCGGCGGCAGTGCGCCCGTGATCATCCTCACCGCGCGCGACGCCGTCGAAAACCGTATCGCCGGACTCGATGCCGGCGCCGACGATTACCTCGTCAAACCCTTCGATCTCGACGAACTCGCTGCGCGCGTGCGCGCGCTGTTGCGCCGTCGCACGGGGCACACGAACCCTGTGTACGCGCATGGCGATCTGACCTTGAACCCCGTCACGCACGAAGCCACGCTGAAGGGCGACATGCTCGCGCTCGTGCCGCGCGAATTCAGCCTGCTGCAGGCGCTGATCGAAGAGCCAACGCGCGTATTTACGCGCACCGAGCTCGAAGAGAAGCTGTACGGCTGGGGCGAGGAAGTGGGCAGCAATACGATCGAGGTTCATGTACACAGCCTGCGGCGCAAGATCGGCGCCGAGCAGATCGTGACCGTGCGCGGCGTCGGGTATCGGCTCAAGCGCGCCGTATGA
- a CDS encoding Fur family transcriptional regulator, with translation MIAIYAALKTAGLRPTSSRAAVLRLFHELPHEHFTADQVYRKLSREPEPCSLASVYRALAQLHEADLISSASLGDARIVYELNRGQRHYHLVCGRCGRIQDAYDPGLEQQQARIAADHHFHYTSSSLVIFGRCEACDGLPVATTRRVGAS, from the coding sequence ATGATTGCGATCTACGCGGCACTTAAAACGGCCGGTCTGCGCCCGACTTCGAGTCGGGCAGCCGTACTGAGGCTCTTTCACGAACTACCGCACGAGCATTTCACCGCAGATCAGGTGTATCGCAAGCTGTCGCGCGAACCCGAGCCTTGCAGCCTGGCAAGCGTCTATCGGGCGCTCGCGCAACTGCATGAGGCCGACCTGATTTCGAGCGCGTCGCTGGGCGATGCGCGCATCGTCTATGAGCTCAACCGCGGCCAGCGTCACTACCACCTCGTCTGCGGCCGCTGCGGCCGTATTCAGGATGCGTACGATCCCGGCCTCGAACAGCAGCAGGCGAGAATCGCAGCCGATCATCACTTTCACTACACGAGCTCCAGTCTCGTGATCTTCGGCCGTTGCGAGGCGTGCGACGGTCTGCCTGTCGCGACGACGCGGCGTGTGGGTGCGAGTTGA
- a CDS encoding DUF1810 domain-containing protein — protein sequence MDDQFDLRRFVDAQAPIYDQALAELQAGRKQSHWMWYVFPQFRGLGESPMAQKFAIQSLDEAVSYLQHPVLGVRLKEATRAVNGVEGRSIETIFGYPDYLKFRSSMTLFSKAAPDERLFTDALARYFGGAADERTLALL from the coding sequence ATGGACGATCAGTTCGACCTTCGGCGCTTCGTCGATGCTCAGGCACCTATTTATGATCAGGCGCTAGCGGAATTGCAGGCGGGACGCAAGCAAAGCCACTGGATGTGGTACGTGTTTCCTCAGTTTCGGGGCCTCGGAGAGAGTCCGATGGCCCAAAAATTTGCCATCCAGTCACTCGACGAAGCTGTCTCATATTTGCAACATCCCGTGCTCGGCGTCCGCTTAAAAGAAGCTACGCGCGCGGTCAATGGAGTCGAAGGACGGTCGATCGAGACCATCTTCGGCTACCCCGATTACCTGAAGTTCCGTTCGTCGATGACGCTGTTCTCGAAAGCCGCACCCGACGAACGGCTGTTCACGGATGCACTCGCCAGATACTTCGGCGGCGCGGCGGACGAGAGGACGCTGGCGCTGCTTTGA